One Sulfoacidibacillus ferrooxidans DNA window includes the following coding sequences:
- a CDS encoding amidase, with translation MDLTELSSLIYAKQVSSEEVTRRYLDRIEMYDGVLNSFITVCSEEVVKAAQVADHDMALGRATGVLHGIPFALKDVFWTQGVRTTAGSKQLENDVPTTDAHVWTRLKHAGALLLGKTNMHEFAYGTTTENPHYGATHNPWDLMRIAGGSSGGSAAAVAAELAPASLGTDTGGSIRIPAACSGVVGLKPTFGLVSKQGVVPLAFSLDHVGPITRSVRDAALLLQLIAGYDPQDSTSVRSQNEQYDRMIGNSLSGLRIGYNESFFFAQTDPQIEERTREVLTFCSELGAQVESVEISNLSDGAFAQNVVIASEALYLHKEWMAETPERYGADVYKRLASGSQYTGVDYAHALDVRLHLQRVWEELFSHIDVLISPTIPFLATPIGDREVAVCDVMQPIRSNLTRFTNPFNLCGLPALSIPCGYSKEGLPIGVQVVGKPFSEALLLQVGAWIEQGYPTRIPPLFD, from the coding sequence ATGGACTTGACAGAATTAAGTTCGCTAATCTATGCAAAACAGGTGTCGAGTGAAGAGGTCACTAGGCGGTACTTAGACCGAATTGAGATGTATGATGGTGTACTTAACTCTTTTATTACAGTGTGTTCGGAAGAAGTTGTAAAAGCTGCACAGGTAGCAGATCATGATATGGCATTGGGCAGGGCGACAGGTGTGTTACATGGGATACCCTTTGCTCTGAAAGATGTATTTTGGACGCAAGGTGTACGAACGACAGCTGGTTCCAAACAATTAGAAAATGATGTTCCAACAACGGATGCACATGTATGGACGCGTTTAAAGCACGCCGGAGCGCTTTTGCTAGGGAAGACTAATATGCACGAATTTGCGTATGGTACGACAACGGAAAATCCACATTATGGTGCAACGCATAATCCGTGGGATCTCATGCGCATTGCAGGAGGATCAAGCGGAGGAAGTGCAGCGGCAGTAGCGGCTGAGTTGGCTCCGGCATCATTAGGGACGGATACGGGTGGGTCGATTCGCATTCCTGCCGCTTGTTCAGGTGTCGTCGGATTAAAACCGACCTTTGGGTTAGTGAGTAAACAGGGTGTCGTTCCGCTTGCATTTTCACTTGACCATGTAGGGCCGATAACTCGTTCGGTGCGCGATGCAGCGTTGTTGTTGCAACTGATTGCAGGCTATGATCCGCAAGATTCGACGAGTGTACGCAGTCAAAATGAGCAGTATGATCGCATGATAGGGAACTCATTGTCTGGGTTGCGTATTGGATATAACGAATCCTTTTTCTTTGCACAAACTGATCCACAAATAGAGGAGCGAACGCGAGAGGTTCTTACGTTCTGTTCGGAGCTCGGCGCACAAGTAGAATCTGTAGAAATTTCTAATTTGTCTGATGGGGCATTTGCACAAAATGTGGTGATTGCATCAGAAGCACTTTATTTGCACAAAGAGTGGATGGCTGAGACACCAGAACGCTACGGAGCAGATGTATATAAGCGATTGGCCTCAGGAAGCCAATATACGGGTGTAGATTATGCGCATGCACTTGATGTACGGTTGCATTTACAACGAGTATGGGAAGAGTTGTTTTCTCATATTGACGTATTGATTTCACCAACCATTCCTTTCCTGGCGACGCCTATAGGCGATCGAGAGGTAGCTGTTTGCGATGTGATGCAGCCTATTCGATCGAATCTAACACGCTTTACCAATCCGTTCAATCTATGTGGCCTTCCTGCTCTATCGATACCTTGTGGGTATTCAAAAGAAGGTTTGCCAATCGGAGTTCAAGTGGTTGGAAAGCCATTTTCTGAAGCGCTGTTACTACAAGTTGGAGCGTGGATTGAGCAGGGATACCCCACGAGAATACCACCGCTTTTTGATTGA
- a CDS encoding PspA/IM30 family protein codes for MGIFKRAAKIVQAHAEDYKEQHKDPHAELQMTFQEMVVQVGEVKRMVGEIAAAVLRLQRQIEQLEAKLADYETQAKEALVQGDETRARERLQKRQQVKEKIEGLRQHEKELRGKLEHLKDAQEELSEHVKDFRDARDDAQTRLASAQGVLAVQKAMTLAQDAKDHALTAVQDEARVAEAKTELTQSIDQEFERLLRETKDDH; via the coding sequence ATGGGGATTTTTAAACGCGCCGCAAAAATTGTGCAGGCACATGCGGAAGATTATAAGGAACAACATAAAGATCCGCATGCCGAGCTACAAATGACGTTTCAAGAGATGGTTGTGCAAGTTGGTGAAGTGAAGCGCATGGTCGGTGAGATTGCAGCTGCAGTGTTGCGATTGCAGCGGCAAATTGAACAACTTGAGGCTAAACTAGCTGATTATGAAACACAAGCAAAAGAAGCTCTTGTACAAGGCGATGAAACTCGAGCGCGTGAACGTTTGCAAAAACGGCAACAGGTCAAGGAAAAGATAGAAGGTTTGCGTCAGCACGAGAAAGAATTACGGGGTAAGCTAGAGCACCTGAAGGATGCGCAAGAAGAGCTCAGTGAACACGTAAAAGATTTTCGCGATGCAAGAGATGATGCACAAACTCGTTTAGCATCAGCACAAGGTGTACTCGCTGTTCAAAAAGCGATGACATTAGCACAGGACGCGAAAGATCATGCACTCACTGCAGTTCAAGATGAGGCGCGCGTGGCTGAGGCGAAGACAGAATTAACACAGTCTATCGATCAAGAATTTGAACGGTTATTGCGCGAGACAAAGGATGATCACTAG
- a CDS encoding heavy metal-binding domain-containing protein — translation MADQQFNDLPKHALERLAGLRDANHPGGVFTSDLTVNEFLLVREAGFEPIGMVVGSSIYHIGFQQASYRNNEELQVLSQAMYHARELAMSRMEEEAQALGADGIVGVRLEVGRYEWGEDLAEFIAIGTAVAARNKGNYKMANGKPFTSDLSGQDFWALLRAGYRPLSLVMGSCVYHVAHQGFRQFLRTAGQNCEMTNFTQALYDARELAMERMQMEAHTVKAEGIVGVNLHEKSHGWGSHVIEFFAVGTAVVPTSSDHTIPTPQIVLSLND, via the coding sequence ATGGCAGATCAGCAGTTTAATGATTTACCTAAACACGCACTTGAACGACTTGCAGGGTTGCGCGATGCCAATCATCCAGGTGGGGTTTTCACAAGTGATTTAACAGTTAATGAATTTTTACTTGTGCGGGAAGCAGGCTTTGAACCGATTGGCATGGTGGTAGGTAGTTCTATTTATCATATTGGGTTTCAACAAGCTAGTTACCGTAACAATGAAGAATTACAGGTGCTTAGTCAGGCGATGTATCACGCGCGCGAACTGGCGATGTCTCGTATGGAAGAAGAGGCACAGGCACTTGGCGCAGATGGTATTGTCGGCGTTCGACTAGAGGTTGGTCGTTATGAGTGGGGCGAAGATCTGGCGGAATTTATCGCAATTGGAACGGCTGTGGCTGCACGCAATAAAGGAAACTATAAAATGGCTAATGGGAAGCCATTCACGAGTGATTTATCAGGTCAAGATTTTTGGGCGCTGTTGCGCGCAGGGTATCGACCGCTCTCGCTTGTCATGGGAAGTTGTGTGTATCATGTGGCGCACCAAGGATTCCGTCAGTTCTTGCGCACAGCTGGTCAAAACTGTGAGATGACCAATTTTACACAGGCGCTGTACGATGCTCGGGAGCTTGCGATGGAACGGATGCAGATGGAAGCGCACACGGTGAAGGCAGAAGGCATTGTGGGTGTCAATTTACACGAAAAAAGTCATGGTTGGGGCAGTCATGTGATTGAATTTTTTGCTGTAGGAACAGCGGTTGTACCTACATCAAGTGATCATACGATTCCTACGCCGCAAATTGTGCTATCGCTAAACGACTGA
- a CDS encoding YlbF family regulator: MNPYDKAHELVRALRESEEYRTMKQSVDQVSGDDQAKRMITDFHMKQLEFERNRLLGQEPTQEDQEDLQKLYDVLQLHTAVRDYLRAEYQFGMIIQDIQKILSDALEEITIMPELTEGSV; this comes from the coding sequence ATGAATCCTTACGATAAAGCACATGAGTTAGTACGTGCACTACGCGAATCAGAAGAATACAGAACGATGAAACAATCAGTAGACCAAGTTTCTGGTGATGATCAAGCTAAACGAATGATTACCGATTTTCATATGAAGCAGTTGGAATTTGAACGCAACCGGTTATTGGGTCAAGAGCCAACGCAAGAAGATCAAGAAGATTTACAGAAACTTTACGACGTTTTACAACTGCACACTGCCGTTCGCGATTATTTGCGCGCAGAGTATCAATTCGGGATGATTATTCAAGACATTCAAAAAATCCTTTCTGATGCGCTTGAAGAAATAACGATCATGCCAGAACTGACAGAAGGAAGTGTATGA
- a CDS encoding cbb3-type cytochrome c oxidase subunit I, with the protein MFRPTKHAKKSVSLAYVIAVLGMLYLMIPRLPRFMWNQSGAFMILWIGFALLVMGANLWFLVGADKERRASRSKTFLPVRQVVATPGEGERPKQKRQMRG; encoded by the coding sequence GTGTTTCGACCGACTAAACATGCAAAAAAAAGTGTATCTTTGGCTTATGTGATCGCTGTGCTAGGTATGTTGTATCTCATGATTCCTCGACTACCTCGTTTTATGTGGAATCAATCTGGGGCTTTTATGATCTTGTGGATAGGGTTTGCATTGTTAGTCATGGGAGCTAATTTGTGGTTTTTAGTAGGTGCAGATAAGGAACGGAGGGCGAGTCGGTCTAAAACGTTCTTGCCAGTACGACAAGTCGTAGCTACTCCTGGTGAAGGAGAGAGGCCAAAACAAAAACGACAGATGAGAGGATAG
- a CDS encoding ferritin-like domain-containing protein — protein MRIYPDLKENDPILQLFHKGVKGQWSSNDFDWELPFHLDEAEATAFAHILTPVYLGEQTAMLGASTILPHFAEAHETSAQLYITTFMLDEARHFEMLTKVYRLLDRRPLEVRNLREMFRYHYRLLKSKNRLDWLFGILISDLFAKNFYGAFRKTFPHTLFGKLSTRIILDEARHQAFAEHYIGAMRDEMPHEVRDRLLSMRDDLLFIMHEMLHKLQDEAGVVGIDGYEILQELTHDVEKKVHVMGLDQDEREAALREEEEREHLALMAVSDEEILLSNE, from the coding sequence TTGCGGATATATCCTGATCTCAAAGAAAACGACCCAATTTTACAGTTGTTTCATAAAGGTGTGAAAGGTCAGTGGTCTTCAAATGACTTTGATTGGGAGCTACCTTTCCATCTAGATGAAGCAGAAGCAACTGCATTTGCCCACATCTTAACTCCTGTATATCTTGGTGAACAAACAGCAATGCTCGGAGCATCGACGATTTTGCCGCACTTTGCAGAGGCCCATGAGACGAGTGCACAGTTGTATATTACTACGTTTATGTTAGATGAGGCGCGCCATTTTGAGATGCTGACGAAAGTATACCGGTTATTAGACAGAAGGCCATTAGAGGTACGGAATCTAAGAGAGATGTTTCGGTATCATTATCGTTTGTTAAAATCCAAAAATCGCCTTGATTGGTTATTTGGTATTCTGATTAGCGATTTATTTGCCAAAAACTTTTATGGTGCATTTCGCAAAACATTCCCTCATACGTTATTTGGGAAGTTATCTACGCGAATTATACTGGACGAAGCTCGACATCAGGCTTTTGCTGAGCATTACATTGGCGCTATGCGTGATGAGATGCCACATGAGGTGCGCGACCGCCTGCTTTCTATGCGTGATGATCTATTGTTTATTATGCATGAGATGTTGCACAAATTGCAGGATGAAGCGGGTGTTGTAGGGATTGATGGGTATGAAATTTTGCAAGAACTAACTCATGACGTTGAGAAAAAAGTTCATGTCATGGGGTTGGATCAAGATGAACGGGAAGCAGCCTTGCGCGAAGAGGAAGAACGGGAACATTTGGCGCTCATGGCTGTGTCTGATGAGGAAATATTGTTGTCAAATGAATAA
- a CDS encoding metal-dependent hydrolase: MKLTYLGHASFAIETKSHHLLIDPFLSGNPNSSIAADEVKADAILLTHAHADHVGDTVAIAKRTGATVVAVYELAAWLAAQGVKTHPMHLGGSHVFPFGRVKLTLAFHGSAIETESGMIYGGNPAGILFTAEGKTFYHSGDTALFGDMKWIGELNDIDVAALPIGDNFTMGPEDALIAAQWVKAKTVIPMHYDTFPLIAQDAASFVHQLADKGIDGKVLKPGESFTV, translated from the coding sequence ATGAAACTTACATACTTGGGGCATGCCAGTTTTGCGATTGAAACAAAGTCTCATCATCTGTTGATCGATCCATTTTTATCGGGTAATCCTAATTCGTCGATTGCAGCTGATGAAGTAAAGGCAGATGCCATCTTATTGACACATGCTCATGCCGACCATGTGGGAGATACAGTTGCTATTGCAAAGCGCACAGGAGCAACTGTTGTTGCTGTGTATGAGCTAGCTGCATGGCTAGCAGCACAAGGTGTGAAGACACATCCGATGCATTTAGGTGGATCGCATGTTTTTCCGTTTGGTCGTGTTAAATTGACATTAGCCTTCCATGGTTCAGCCATTGAAACCGAATCGGGCATGATCTATGGAGGGAACCCAGCTGGAATTTTATTTACAGCAGAAGGTAAGACGTTTTATCACTCAGGGGATACGGCGTTATTTGGGGATATGAAATGGATTGGTGAACTCAATGACATCGACGTTGCAGCTTTGCCCATTGGAGATAATTTTACGATGGGTCCAGAGGATGCCTTGATTGCTGCGCAGTGGGTGAAGGCAAAGACTGTGATTCCTATGCACTATGATACATTTCCATTGATCGCACAAGATGCAGCATCTTTTGTGCACCAACTTGCAGATAAGGGTATCGACGGAAAAGTGTTAAAGCCAGGGGAATCATTCACTGTTTAA
- a CDS encoding phospho-sugar mutase, with the protein MNEYRWSAWLQQETLDLALRQELEQMIEDGRETELQECFMQDLQFGTGGMREKMGPGTNRMNVYTVRKASYGVAQWIVHHRPKHMWKLAIGYDGRRDSKRFAQEVACVVAAFGVHSYVFTEARPTPFLSFAVRELGCGGGVMVTASHNPPAYNGYKVYGSDGGQVLEADARQIISEMEGCGDLFSIPRLSIDDMQVANLVHDIGVQIETAYYQQISSLFHAEPDAEKRKVTIVYTPLHGTGAQPVVAALHQAGYQQVICVESQMPLDSAFTHVQSPNPEDASAYVEAIALAKSVSADIILATDPDADRVGLMVRTASGEYTLLTGNEVGGLLLYDLLKNRSNGELRAGSTAITTIVSSGFGEVVAKSFGVLTERVLTGFKYIGDKIGQYEKSGERAFVFGYEESVGYLVLPFVRDKDAVQTAVAIANMVVSCKRESGGVSEQLEQLYEQFGYFTDDLSGYLFTGLQGTKRMKALMETFREDGLQVSGFHLESIEDYRSLICTHVQDGSTTQLHLPSSDVLIFRFAKGHWIAIRPSGTEPKLKVYIGVTASTKHEAEEKRVALVQAVQQRITPFLR; encoded by the coding sequence TTGAACGAGTACAGATGGTCTGCATGGCTACAACAAGAGACACTTGATCTTGCACTGCGACAAGAGTTAGAACAGATGATTGAAGATGGACGAGAGACAGAATTACAAGAGTGTTTTATGCAGGATTTGCAGTTTGGCACTGGTGGCATGCGTGAAAAGATGGGACCTGGAACCAATCGCATGAATGTTTATACTGTACGTAAGGCTTCTTATGGAGTAGCGCAATGGATTGTGCATCATCGTCCAAAACATATGTGGAAGTTAGCTATTGGTTATGATGGTCGTCGCGATTCTAAACGTTTTGCACAAGAAGTGGCTTGCGTAGTAGCTGCTTTTGGAGTACATAGTTATGTTTTTACAGAGGCGCGTCCAACACCGTTTCTATCGTTTGCTGTGAGGGAACTCGGTTGTGGTGGTGGTGTGATGGTTACGGCGAGTCACAATCCACCTGCTTATAACGGCTATAAAGTCTATGGAAGCGACGGAGGGCAAGTGCTAGAAGCAGACGCACGGCAAATCATCTCTGAGATGGAGGGTTGCGGTGATTTATTTTCCATTCCTAGGCTTTCGATAGACGACATGCAAGTCGCCAATCTTGTACATGATATCGGTGTTCAGATCGAAACAGCTTATTATCAGCAGATATCATCACTATTTCACGCTGAGCCAGATGCGGAGAAACGCAAGGTAACGATTGTTTATACGCCATTACATGGCACAGGTGCGCAACCAGTCGTTGCAGCACTGCATCAAGCAGGCTATCAACAAGTTATATGTGTGGAATCGCAAATGCCTTTAGACTCCGCATTTACGCATGTGCAAAGTCCTAATCCAGAAGATGCATCCGCCTATGTGGAGGCGATAGCACTTGCAAAGTCGGTATCCGCAGATATCATTCTGGCCACCGATCCAGACGCGGACAGAGTGGGTCTGATGGTACGTACTGCAAGTGGCGAGTACACGTTATTAACGGGTAACGAGGTTGGAGGGTTGCTACTCTACGATCTCTTGAAAAACCGTAGCAACGGTGAGCTTCGTGCAGGATCTACGGCGATTACAACCATTGTTTCGTCTGGATTTGGAGAAGTAGTCGCCAAGAGTTTCGGGGTACTTACTGAACGCGTGCTGACGGGGTTTAAATATATTGGAGATAAGATTGGTCAGTATGAAAAATCTGGAGAACGTGCGTTTGTATTTGGGTATGAAGAGAGCGTCGGATATCTAGTGTTACCGTTTGTGCGAGACAAGGATGCAGTACAAACGGCTGTTGCTATTGCCAACATGGTCGTCTCTTGTAAGCGCGAGTCAGGTGGTGTGAGTGAACAGTTAGAACAGCTTTATGAACAGTTTGGGTACTTTACAGATGATCTTAGTGGCTACCTGTTTACGGGATTACAGGGAACGAAGAGAATGAAGGCTCTCATGGAAACGTTTAGAGAAGATGGGTTACAGGTTTCCGGATTTCATTTAGAATCGATAGAAGATTACCGTTCTCTTATCTGTACACATGTTCAAGATGGGAGTACGACGCAGTTACACCTTCCATCATCGGACGTTCTCATTTTTCGTTTTGCCAAGGGCCATTGGATTGCCATACGACCATCTGGAACAGAACCAAAATTAAAAGTATACATTGGGGTCACAGCGAGTACAAAGCATGAGGCTGAGGAAAAGCGAGTTGCTCTTGTTCAGGCAGTACAACAGCGGATTACTCCTTTTTTAAGATAA
- a CDS encoding heavy metal-binding domain-containing protein, producing MFRFRFGFLSGKKEDQSAGTMSSSASLPPKLDLQRLRQEGIARSERSLQALEHGQLPPNVIARLTDQGKGQLPWTSDLSVNEWLSLKRYKLHPLGQVMGSTYYQIGYVRTPNASGFGGYFSASRELQAPTQALYEGRKRAIARLLQEATMLGANAVVGFRMDEKGYEPKDGLIEFVCYGTAVRVEDLPKSETPIVCSVSGQDFVRLIAAGQLPVGLALGATVYYLQTDWYDMSQERSWYNQEMQGFTQGVYQARHLAVRKLREDMGKMKATGVVGADFTMRVEETSRGEATEEGEEIIDHILEVVMMGTAVLQVEPHSSERLTIESVFDLNS from the coding sequence ATGTTTCGTTTTCGCTTCGGATTTTTGTCTGGGAAAAAAGAGGATCAATCAGCAGGAACGATGTCTTCCAGTGCTTCTCTTCCGCCTAAGTTAGATTTGCAAAGATTACGGCAAGAAGGGATTGCGCGATCTGAACGATCCCTACAAGCGCTTGAGCATGGACAATTGCCACCCAATGTCATTGCGAGATTAACGGATCAGGGAAAAGGACAATTACCGTGGACAAGTGATCTTAGTGTGAATGAATGGTTGTCGCTTAAGCGGTATAAGTTGCATCCTTTAGGGCAGGTCATGGGGAGTACGTATTATCAGATTGGTTACGTGCGTACACCTAACGCTTCTGGGTTTGGCGGATATTTTTCTGCATCGAGAGAACTTCAGGCTCCGACTCAAGCGCTGTATGAGGGACGCAAACGAGCGATTGCTAGATTATTGCAAGAAGCGACTATGCTTGGCGCTAACGCAGTGGTCGGTTTTCGTATGGATGAAAAAGGTTATGAACCGAAAGACGGTTTGATAGAATTTGTGTGTTATGGAACGGCAGTGCGTGTGGAAGATTTGCCGAAATCTGAGACGCCGATTGTGTGTTCTGTATCTGGGCAAGATTTTGTGCGACTGATTGCGGCAGGTCAATTGCCTGTAGGATTAGCACTAGGTGCTACAGTCTATTATCTGCAAACTGATTGGTATGATATGAGCCAAGAGCGCAGTTGGTATAACCAAGAAATGCAAGGATTTACGCAAGGTGTGTATCAAGCGAGACACCTCGCTGTGCGCAAATTGCGTGAGGACATGGGGAAGATGAAAGCAACAGGAGTTGTAGGCGCTGACTTTACAATGCGTGTAGAAGAAACATCGCGCGGTGAGGCAACTGAAGAGGGCGAAGAGATCATCGATCATATTCTTGAAGTGGTAATGATGGGGACCGCAGTATTACAAGTGGAACCACATTCATCTGAGCGGTTAACTATTGAATCAGTATTTGATTTAAATTCCTAG
- a CDS encoding aspartate kinase, which produces MAVIVQKYGGTSVGTAERIGAVADRIAATVQDGTRCVIVVSAMGHSTDRLVNLANEIAPVRSQREMDVLLATGEQVSIALVAMALLARGVHAQSLTGWQAGINTEAVHGAARIESIDQRRIEQLLDNGIIPVIAGFQGIHGTDVTTLGRGGSDTTAVAVAASIHAQSCEIYTDVDGVYTADPRIVAKASKLSAISYEEMLELATLGSQVLHPRAVETAKQHGVQLVVRSSFSEAEGTVIKEMGSMEGMRMVTGVAVEKEVARIAVLGIQISKHHLSAMFQALAQEQVNVDVIVQSVVKTGEVDVSFTVAEADATHAIRMCESLQSVLGYREILQELGLSKVSIVGAGMITNPGVAAQMFAAIEAAGAEIKMVSTSEIKVSCVIPSRFLSEVVNQVHQTFALDALE; this is translated from the coding sequence ATGGCAGTGATTGTACAAAAGTATGGAGGTACGTCTGTTGGAACGGCAGAACGTATAGGTGCAGTGGCTGATCGCATTGCCGCGACAGTTCAAGATGGAACTCGTTGTGTGATTGTTGTATCTGCCATGGGTCACTCGACAGATCGTCTTGTGAATTTGGCGAATGAGATAGCTCCTGTGCGAAGTCAACGAGAAATGGACGTGTTATTAGCCACGGGTGAACAGGTCTCGATTGCTCTTGTTGCGATGGCATTACTTGCACGTGGAGTCCATGCTCAGTCGCTGACAGGATGGCAAGCGGGAATTAATACTGAAGCAGTTCATGGTGCAGCGCGCATCGAGTCGATTGATCAGAGGCGCATCGAGCAATTATTAGACAACGGCATCATACCTGTGATCGCAGGTTTTCAAGGAATTCATGGTACAGATGTCACAACGCTTGGCCGGGGAGGTTCTGATACGACTGCAGTAGCAGTAGCTGCATCGATTCATGCGCAGAGCTGCGAAATTTATACAGATGTAGATGGTGTATATACAGCAGACCCCAGGATCGTAGCAAAGGCTTCAAAGTTATCTGCAATTTCTTACGAGGAGATGTTGGAATTAGCAACTCTTGGTTCGCAAGTATTGCATCCGCGAGCGGTCGAGACAGCTAAACAACATGGCGTACAACTTGTAGTGCGATCTAGCTTTTCAGAAGCGGAGGGAACGGTGATTAAAGAGATGGGCTCGATGGAAGGCATGAGGATGGTAACAGGTGTTGCAGTGGAAAAAGAAGTAGCGCGTATTGCAGTGCTTGGCATACAAATATCGAAACATCATTTAAGTGCAATGTTTCAGGCACTCGCACAAGAGCAGGTCAATGTCGATGTGATTGTGCAAAGCGTTGTCAAAACCGGAGAGGTGGATGTCTCCTTTACTGTAGCAGAAGCGGATGCCACACACGCGATTCGCATGTGCGAAAGCTTACAGTCAGTGCTAGGATACCGTGAGATTTTGCAGGAGTTAGGATTATCTAAAGTATCCATTGTTGGGGCAGGAATGATTACAAATCCTGGTGTGGCCGCACAGATGTTTGCGGCAATCGAGGCAGCAGGTGCAGAGATTAAAATGGTCAGTACATCTGAAATTAAAGTGTCTTGCGTGATACCAAGCCGCTTTTTATCTGAAGTGGTCAATCAGGTACATCAGACATTTGCACTTGATGCGCTGGAGTGA
- a CDS encoding DUF3243 domain-containing protein has protein sequence MNQTPESSIKNSVERAVNSGEVLDDFSRWREFLGAQVQRAEGMGVSEQHIDDAAFKLGDYLADKIDPKNPQERLLKEMWDCSPKEDQRALARIMVNMASSHTTH, from the coding sequence ATGAATCAAACCCCAGAAAGTAGTATTAAAAACTCCGTGGAGCGAGCAGTCAACTCAGGCGAGGTCCTTGATGACTTTAGCAGATGGCGTGAGTTCCTTGGAGCACAGGTGCAACGCGCAGAGGGCATGGGTGTGTCTGAACAGCACATTGACGATGCCGCCTTTAAACTAGGGGATTATCTTGCGGATAAAATTGATCCAAAAAATCCACAAGAACGACTTCTAAAGGAAATGTGGGACTGCAGCCCAAAAGAAGACCAACGTGCACTTGCACGCATCATGGTTAACATGGCATCAAGTCACACGACCCATTAA